From the genome of Leguminivora glycinivorella isolate SPB_JAAS2020 chromosome Z, LegGlyc_1.1, whole genome shotgun sequence, one region includes:
- the LOC125241553 gene encoding paramyosin, short form-like — protein MPPVKVATYKWNRPPTAVYEDNYGYGINFYQPMIDYISDKEHGVASKPPHLPWNNERGLEKYRFDKPVQPYSNEDVSRISKEIAEQAKRDLNKFEVSKRAPFTCVATAAAANVTKHVGVESVSVKAKKTRVNREKYKAERQKQRMEEIEKELELYDKQKNVGAELKGKALMYRGKSAKAIAQTLLDESRQNVANAYVRKMDTQARKAQIDRNFARVKKSIMSESEVSTMARKHVESLCEETVRCIRRSVSPPKTHLVVVHQEIPIIDDSYLKPLSELKETLRQFEHLNTSIMIDTR, from the coding sequence ATGCCGCCGGTTAAAGTGGCCACTTATAAATGGAACCGCCCTCCCACTGCGGTCTACGAAGACAACTATGGCTACGGTATAAATTTCTACCAGCCAATGATAGATTACATCTCCGACAAGGAGCACGGAGTCGCGAGCAAGCCGCCGCACTTGCCCTGGAACAACGAGAGGGGGTTAGAGAAATATCGCTTCGACAAACCTGTGCAGCCGTATTCCAACGAAGACGTCTCCAGGATATCCAAGGAAATCGCGGAGCAAGCTAAGCGTGACCTCAACAAATTTGAAGTATCCAAGCGGGCGCCGTTCACATGTGTGGCCACCGCTGCGGCAGCAAACGTCACAAAGCACGTCGGTGTGGAAAGTGTTAGTGTGAAAGCTAAGAAGACTAGAGTAAATAGGGAAAAATATAAGGCCGAGAGACAGAAACAGAGAATGGAAGAAATCGAAAAGGAGTTGGAGCTTTATGATAAGCAGAAGAATGTTGGTGCTGAATTAAAAGGTAAAGCATTGATGTACAGAGGCAAATCTGCTAAAGCTATCGCACAGACTTTGTTAGATGAAAGTAGACAAAATGTGGCGAACGCGTATGTACGAAAAATGGATACCCAAGCGAGAAAAGCTCAGATCGATCGGAATTTTGCTAGGGTGAAAAAAAGTATAATGTCGGAAAGTGAAGTGTCCACTATGGCTAGAAAGCATGTAGAAAGCTTGTGTGAAGAAACGGTGAGGTGCATCAGGCGTTCTGTGTCCCCTCCAAAGACACATCTGGTTGTAGTTCATCAAGAGATACCTATCATAGACGATTCATATTTGAAACCGTTGAGTGAGCTTAAGGAAACGTTGAGGCAGTTCGAGCACTTGAATACGAGCATCATGATAGACACAAGGTGA